From a region of the Pseudomonas fulva 12-X genome:
- a CDS encoding YheV family putative zinc ribbon protein, with product MSDAPVEVTPKRFIAGAVCPACSEMDSIKMWNVDGVPHRECVQCGYADTLDERGNSVAKELPTRVNVSGLTPKKPADPKVKAVQFFPNPKLKKPE from the coding sequence ATGAGCGACGCTCCTGTAGAAGTCACGCCCAAGCGTTTCATCGCCGGAGCCGTGTGCCCGGCGTGCAGCGAGATGGACAGCATCAAGATGTGGAACGTCGATGGCGTGCCGCACCGCGAATGCGTGCAGTGCGGTTACGCCGACACCCTGGACGAGCGTGGCAACTCGGTCGCCAAGGAGCTGCCGACCCGCGTCAACGTCAGCGGGCTGACGCCGAAGAAACCGGCGGATCCCAAGGTCAAGGCCGTGCAATTCTTTCCCAATCCGAAGCTGAAGAAGCCCGAATAG